The genome window GCAATCATGGAGTTTGAAGGATTCAAAGTCAAAGTCATAGAGCTACTCTCTAGAACTGGTTTTGATTTGACTTTGACCACTTTGTATATATAGTACTATTTACCCAGTCGTTAACGGTTGTGCCGAGTATATAGCTGTTTGGTCACAAATAATGCTCCACCACATGGTTGGTTCTTGTGATAGTCGTCAACTCTATATAAATGGAGGAGATTATGACCTAGAAATTACAATATCATTTGTGTTACCTCTTTGCTAGTTTTGATTAGATCTAcaacaagaaattaaagaaatggCTTTCAGGGCAGCGGTACGTAAATTAACACCCTACCTTtcccattttttaatataatttcacatttttacgTACATGATAATTAACCTTTTTctcacagaaaacaaaataaattaaatatgttagaaccatttttcctttttgacagGCTAGAATGTGATTTGAATCAGAAATACTGTCTCTgtctgtatatatatatatatatatatataatattaattggtttgaatacatatatatatgcatggatGCAGAGAAATGTAGGATTGAGGTTGGGAGGAGGAAGGCGATCAATTGCTACTGCCAGCGCTAAAAAGCATGATGATTGGGCGACTCTGAAGGCAGAGTTAGCACCGGTGTACATGGTGTGCGGAATGGTGGCAATGGCTGTGGCAATTGGATCACACACTGCGTTTCAACAACTGGCGCGTTCTCCAACTGTTCATATAAacaagaagagaagagagagcaTGCCAGAGGTCTCTGATCCTGATCGCACCTTCAACTCCGCCACCAAATTCATCGATGGTTCCTTCTTAAGGAAACTCTCTCACATTCAAGACAACAACCCCACACTCCACGACCCTTCCCACCCTAATCCTTTCACCACTCCTCGAACCGCTCACACCTTGAAGACTGTGGGCGTTCACCCCTCCAGCCGTTGATCCTTCTTTCATTTTCACTATTTCTAAATATGACAACTTTCTCCacctatatattttttctaattttccaTTTCTATGCTAAGAAATATTGTAAATAAGccaattaatgttttatatttatttatttattggccCATTAGTCTTAGGATAGCTGAGACTCACGCGGCGCCACTTCAATAATTAGATCTCTGCATGATCTTCTACTCATGCAgctttgtgtatatatatatatatctatatattatataaataacatctGAAATAAAGCCACCACGGCAATTCCATGAGCATCACATTCTATTTCTCTACCAAATTTTATTGTTCAACCTGGCTCTACATTATGCCAATGGGTCAAATTAGCTAGCGTTAATatgtacaaattttaaaaaataaatttaatatataaaatcctaaaaaatatgtataaactggtaaaatataaaattaaattagtttataaaattGCACCTGATAACCCGAGTTGTTTTTgggccaaaattttactggatcAATAAGCCCATCAAACTTGGGTACTATTTTTGGTCATGTTTACATCTATATGAAAAGGTAGTATTTTTAGCttggaaaaattgaaaatagtaaGGCGTGAGAGAAACCGACAAGTGGacaactttaatttatttatcgaCAAAATTCGCAATTTCGCATGCCCTCTTTGGAATGATCATATGTTCGTATGCCCATGTAAGAAATTCCCTCCAGAAACGTACATTAAGTCAAACAAAAGAACCCAAAATAATAATGAGGACtaattaaacaaaagaaaaaccttCAGTTGATTAAATATCAAGTGGAGTTCAATttagaaggaaggaaggaaggaacCCTCTGGGACACCGCAAATGGATTAATTATCCGTGTGTTGTCTGTCACCAACAGTTGACACGCACAATACACCTACCTTGATATTTGATCTGCCTCCCATAtgtatcaatttttaattaaagactCTTGATCTTTATTTTGGACATGTCCATGCAGCAAACAACATCCACATAATTAAGAATTGAAGAAACAAACTACCCCCCCATCTATAATAGTAATAGTATTTGTCAACTGtttttttctaaacaaaaaaatctagAATAATATCTCCGACACCCTCTTCCCCTCAAAAGCCCTGGAATGCttgattatttattcatttggaaTCCAAGATCAGAATAGCAAGTGATCCGtgttcaattaatattttattactgAGACACCCAAAAGAAACTAAGGTTCCGCTGAATATGCTTCATTTGTCAGCAGAGTTATCTAAAAAGACCAAGACCTCGGCATTATTAGTTTGTAGCGGGGAT of Glycine soja cultivar W05 chromosome 1, ASM419377v2, whole genome shotgun sequence contains these proteins:
- the LOC114367588 gene encoding uncharacterized protein LOC114367588, with amino-acid sequence MAFRAARNVGLRLGGGRRSIATASAKKHDDWATLKAELAPVYMVCGMVAMAVAIGSHTAFQQLARSPTVHINKKRRESMPEVSDPDRTFNSATKFIDGSFLRKLSHIQDNNPTLHDPSHPNPFTTPRTAHTLKTVGVHPSSR